The region GCTAAATGAAGGCAAGTGTAGTTTGAAAAAGGCTGAGCTGTTTCCTGAGGGTGTGCGACCAGTACTACCAGAGACGCACAGTTCAGTAAAAGAGAGCTTCCACTACACAAACCTTGCATGCAGCTCTGGCAAGCAAGtcccaggagtccctggctgaCCAAGCACCACTAAGGATATATGTATCACTGATGAGTTTGAGCTTGAAACTAACCAAAAGGATGTAACAGCTTCTTGTGATCTAAGCTGCATTGTAAAGTGAACACAGAAGCGACTCTGAAAAGCCATCCGCACACTCCGGAAAGCTGCCCACAGGGAGCAATTTCACCTCCAACTATCAGGCATTTGATAGGGAACATCTGAACGCTGAGCAGAGTCCCATGGAGTGGGTCAGGGCGATGTGGAAAACCAGTGTGTCAGTTGCAGGGCTGGGACATATTATGATGGAGCTCAAGAACACTGGATTTTATGTCCAAATGGAGCTTTCCAAAATGAGAAAGGACGAATCACATGTGAACCATGCCCAAGACCAGAAAATCCTGGGGCCCTGAAGACTCCAGAAACTTGGAACGTGTCTGAATGTGGAGGCCTGTGCCAACCCGGTGAATATTCCATGGATGGATTTGCTCTCTGCCGGCTCTGTCCCCTGGGAACATTCCAGCCTGAAGCTGACCACATTTCCTGCTTCCCCTGTGGAGGAGGCCTCCCTACCGAATACCTAGGAGCTACTTTCTTCCAGGACTGTGCAGCCAGAGTTCAGTGTTCCCCTGGACGTGCCTACAACACCACAACTGACTGGTGTATCTGTTGCCCAGAAGGAACATACCAGCCtgaatttggaaaaaataattgTGTTTCCTGCCCAGGAAATACTATGACCGACTTCAATGGCTCCACGAACTTAACCCGATGTAAAAACAGAAGATGTGGAGGGGAGCTGAGAGATTTCACTGGCTACGCTGAATCCCCAAACTACCCAGGCAATTTCCTAGCCAACACTGAGTGTATGTGGACCATCAACCCACCCCTCAAGCACCGCTTCTTGATTGTGGTCCCTAAGATCTTCCTGCCCATAAAGGATGACTGTGGAGACTACCTGGTGATGCGGAAAACCTCTTCCTCTAATTGCGTGACAACATATGAAATCTGCCAGACCTATGAGCACCCCATCGCCTTCACCTCCAGGTCAAAGAATCTGTAGATTCGGTTCAAGTCCAACAAAGGGAACAATGCCAGAGGGTTCCAGGTGCCATACGTGATGTACAATGAGGACTACCAGGAACTCACTGAAGACATTGCTCAAGATGGCAGGCTCTATGCATCTGATAATCATCAGGAAATACTTAAGGATAAGAAACTGATCAAGGCTCTGGTTGATGTCCTGGCCCACTCCCAGAACTATTTCAAGTACACAGCCCAAGTGTCTCTAGAGATGTTTCCAAGGTCCTTCATCCGATTGTTAAGTTCCAAAGTGTCCAGGTTTTTGAGGCCTTATAAACAACAGCCACACGCCATTCAGTACAAATATTCCACCAGGGGGCTTGGTGGGACAGCGCTGTCTGCCTCTGCATGCCAGCACACAGTTGGATAGTGCAGCCTCCAGTATTAGTCACTCACTAGAGTTCAATTTTTATAGATAATACAGatttttggtaaatttttttttaaattgcttgcatgtgatattgatactgttcaataatttctgcattcatttggatcacctttcttgaaaaCAGGAATAAATATGATTTCTTCTTGTCttcagccaggtagctgtcttcaaattctTGGAGATATTAGAAGTCATGAAATGGAGTGTGTATTAATCACGTGAATGAATACGGTATGAATAGCTTCCTTAGCAATAGCCACAGAAATTAAAAGAGCTTTGAATTTTAGAAACAAGAATTGGTACAAACACATGTAAACTGAACCTCAAACTCACTCCAGTTCAAGAGAGGCCATTCTGGTGTAACAAATTGACCACACAAATACATCTGTAAGGTTTAGCACCTGGGATGGATTAAAAACCACAtggggggaggcggggccaagatggcggactaggtggacgctaccacggatccctcttgcaacaaagactcggaaaaacaagggaatcgatcacatacataacaatccacgaactctgaacaacaagcacagacttagagatggaaaacaaacaaatacgggcagacagcgactgttctcagaaccaggagccagcgtaccagctctcagatccctcccccaccctccccaggcggccccattaacatccgaatacccggagccagagggagaattcagatagggatctgactgcatttttttttagccgactacctggaaaatctagtttcccagtgatggctcggagacagcagtccatatcaaaccacttaaagaagcagaccatgacagcttctccaaccccccaaacaaaagaatcaaaatctttcccaaatgaagatacaatcctgaaattatcagatacagaatataaaaaactaatttacagaatgcttaaagatatcacaaatgaaattaggataaatgcagaaaaagctaaggaacacactgataaaactgttgaagaactcaaaaagattattcaagaacatagtggaaaaattaacaagttgcaagaatccatagagagacagcatgtagaaatccaaaagattaacaataaaattacagaatttgacaacacaatagaaagtcagaggagcagactcgagcaattagaatgtagactgggacttctggaggaccagggaaacaacaccaacatagctgaaaaaaaatcagataaaagaatttaaaaaaatgaagaaaccctaagaatcatgtgggactctatcaagaaggataacttgcgagtgattggagtcccagaacagtgaggggggacagaaaacacagagaaaatagttgaagaaatcctgacacaaaacttccctgacatcatgaaagacgaaaggatatctatccaagatgctcatcgaaccccatttaagattgatccaaaaagaaaaacaccaagacatattatcatcaaactcgccaaaaccaaagacaaacagaaaattttaaaagcagccagggagaaaagaaaggtttccttcaagggagaatcaataagaataagttcagattactcagcagaaaccatgcaggcaagaagggaatgggacgacgtatacagagcactgaacgagaaaaactgccaaccaaggatcatatatccagcaaaactctctctgaaatacgaaggagaaattaagatatttacagataaacacaagtttagagaatttgcaaaaactaaaccaagactgcaagaaatgctaaaggagattgtttggccggatgaccaataatatcaggtaccagcacaatacaaggtcacaaaacagaacgtcctgatatcaacgcaactcaaatagggaaagcacaaaaacaaacaaattaagactaattctaaaaaataaataaataaacaaaataatacacacaacagaaaatcatggaaatcaatagataaacgatcacaataatcaaaaagagggactaaatataggaggcattgaactgccagatggagagtgatacaaggcgatatagaaggatacaagttaggtttttacttagaaaaataggggtaaataaaaaggtaaccacaaaaaggaatatcaattccataactcaagaaaaaagccaagaaaaacgtaacgactcaataaacacaaagttaaacattatgaaaatgaggatctcacaagctactaagaaaaacgtctcagcacaaaaaagcatgaggaaaaatgaaatggccaacaacacacatgaaaaggcatcaaaatgacagcactaaaaacttatttatctataattacgctgaatgtaaatggactaaatgcaccaataaagagacagagagtcacggactggataaaaaaacacgatccatctatatactgcctacaagagacacaccttagacttagagacacaaacaaactaaaactcaaaggatggaaaaaaaatatatcaagcaaacaataagcaaaaaagaagaggagtagcaatattaatttctgacaaaatagactttagacttaaatccaccacgaaggataaagaaggacactatataatgataaaagggacaattgatcaggaagacataaccatattaaatatttacgcacctaatgacagggctgcaagatacataaatcaaattttaacagaattgaaaagtgagatagacacctccacatatatagtaggagacctcaacacaccactttcggagaaggacaggacatccagtaagaagctcaatagagacacggaagacctacttacaacaatcaaccaacttgacctcattgacttatacagaactctccacccaactgctgcaaaatatactttcttttctagtgcacatggaacattctctagaatagaccacatattaggtcataaaacaaatctttccagaatccaaaacatcgaaatattacaaagcatcttctcagaccacaaggcaatgaagctagaaatcaataacagaaaaactagggaaaagaaatcaaatacttggaaaatgaacaataccctcctgaaaaaagactgggttatagaagacatcaaggagggaataaggaaattcttagaacacaacgagaatgaaaatacttcctatcaaaacctctgggacacagcaaaagcagtgctcagaggccaatttatatcgataaatgcacacatacaaaaagaagaaagagccaaaatcagagaactgtcccgacaacttgaacaaatagaaaatgagcaacaaaagaacccatcaggcaccagaagaaaacaaataataaaaattagagctgaactaaatgaattagagaacagaaaaacaattgaaagaattaacaaagccaaaagctggttctttgaaaaaattaacaaaattgataaaccactggctagactgactaaagaaaaacaggaaaggaaacaaataacccaaataagaaatgagaaggaccacatcacaacagaaccaaatgaaatcaaaagaatcatatcagattactacataaaattgtactctaacaaatttgaaaacctagaagaaatggataaattcttggaacaatactacctacctaaactaacacattcagaagtagaacaactaaatagacccataacaaaaaaagagattgaaacggtaatcaaaaaacttccaacaaaaaaaagtcctggcccagatggcttcactgcacagttctaccaaactttcagagaagacttaacaccattactattgaaggtatttcaaagtatagaaaaagacggaatactacccaactcattctatgaagctaccatctccctgataccaaaaccaggtaaagacattacaaaaaaagaaaattttagacctatatccctcatgaacatagatgcaaaaatcctcaacaaaattctagccaatagaatccaacaacacatcaaaaaaataattcaccctgatcaagtgggatttataccaggtatgcaaggctggtttaatatcagaaaaaccattaatgtaatccatcacataaataaaacaaaagataaaaaccacatgatcttatcaatagatgcagaaaaggcatttgacaaagttcaacacccacttatgataaaaactctaaccaaaataggaattgaaggaaaattcctcaacataataaagggaatctatgcaaagccgacagccaatatcactctaaatggagagaacctgaaagcatttcccttgagaacgggaaccagacaaggatgccctttatcaccgctcttattcaacatcgtacttgaagtcctagccagggcaattaggctagacaaagaaataaagggtatccagattggtaaggaggaagtaaagctatcactatttgcagatgacataatcgtatacatggaaaaccctaaggaatcctccagaaaactactgaaactaatagaagagtttggaagagtctcaggttataaaataaacatacaaaaatcacttggattcctctacatcaacaaaaagaacaccgaacaggaaataaccaaatcaataccattcgcagtagcccccaagaagataaaatacttaggaataaatcttaccaaggatgtaaaagacctatacaaagaaaactataaaactctgctacaagaaattcaaaaggacatacttaagtggaaaaacatactctgctcatggataggaagacttaacatagtaaaaatgtctattctaccaaaagccatttatacatacaatgcacttccaatccaaataccaatgtcatactttaaggggatagagaaacaaatcactaatttcatatggaaaggaaagaacccccggataagcaaaacattactgaaaaagaagaagaaagtgggaggcctcaccctacctgatttcagaacctattatatagctacagtagtcaaaacagcctggtactggtactggtacaacaacaggcacatagaccaatggaacagaattgagaatccagatataaatccatccacgtatgagcagctgatatttgacaaaggaccagtgtcagtcaattgggcaaataatagtctttttaacaaatggtgctggcatacctggatatccatttgcaaaagaatgaaacaggacccatacctcacaccatgcacaaaaactaactccaagtggatcaaagacctaaacataaagactaaaacgataaaaatcatggaagaaaaaataggatctaccctaggagccctaatacagggcataaacagaatacaaaacattaccaaaaatgatgaagagaaaccagataactgggagctcctaaaaatcaaacacctatgctcatctaaagacttcaccaaaagagtaaaaagaccacctacagactgggaaagaatattcagctatgacatctcagaccagcgcctgatctctaaaatctacacggttctgtcaaaactcagccacaaaaagacaaacaacccaatcaagaagtgggcaaaggatatgaacacacatttcactaaggaagatattcaggcagccaacagatacatgagaaaatgctctcgatcattagccattagagaaatgcaaattaaaactacgatgagattccatctcacaccaactagactggcattaattcaaaaaacacaaaataataaat is a window of Elephas maximus indicus isolate mEleMax1 chromosome 20, mEleMax1 primary haplotype, whole genome shotgun sequence DNA encoding:
- the LOC126064123 gene encoding signal peptide, CUB and EGF-like domain-containing protein 2; the encoded protein is MDGFALCRLCPLGTFQPEADHISCFPCGGGLPTEYLGATFFQDCAARVQCSPGRAYNTTTDWCICCPEGTYQPEFGKNNCVSCPGNTMTDFNGSTNLTRCKNRRCGGELRDFTGYAESPNYPGNFLANTECMWTINPPLKHRFLIVVPKIFLPIKDDCGDYLVMRKTSSSNCVTTYEICQTYEHPIAFTSRSKNL